AAGCACTCATCCACCAAGGCGCAATCGTCCACGCTTCCGCATTCATGATCGGCTGAAGGCCAGTGGCTCTTACTCAGAAGGAGGGTGGGGACGAGACCACCAAGAAACGGCAGCCGGTCTGACCGGCTGCCGTGATCGTGTGCGGGATCGTGGCCGGGTAGGTGTACACATCGCCTCGGGCCAATTCGACGGGCGCGGAGCCCTCCAGCTCCACCCGTAGGCAGCCCTCTAGCACGTAAATGACCTCCTCACCCTCGTGGCCCGTGTTGACCGTACCGACGCCGGGGTCGAACTCCACCTCGTTCGGCTCCATGAGGTGGGAACCTCCCCGGGTCAGGAACCGCACCGAGGCACCTTCCACGAGTTGGTAGGTCTCACCCTCGCCGTGACGGACCAGGCTGGTGTCCAACCGCTCCTGAGGCTGAAGAAGGCTGTGAGCGGTGGTGTCCAGAGCCTGGGCGACGTAGTGGAGGGCCATGAGGCTGGGCATGGCCTTCCCGTTCTCCAGCTGGCTGAGAAACGGTTGGGACAAACCACAGCGGGAGGCCAGTTGCTGCAGGGTCAGCCCCTGTGCCTTGCGAAGTCTCCTGAGCGCGGCGCCCAAGGAGGCAGCCACAGCGTCCCCGTCGACCGGTCGGGCATCATTGTCGGCTGCGGCTATATCAGTCACAGCCCGATGCTACCGCCCGAAACTGATGTCCTCAGGCGACAGCGCAACTGGGCCGAATTGAAGAGTGGCGCAGATCGCAAGTAGAACCATCAATGTGTATCCGATGAAGACCTCA
This bacterium DNA region includes the following protein-coding sequences:
- a CDS encoding XRE family transcriptional regulator; translated protein: MTDIAAADNDARPVDGDAVAASLGAALRRLRKAQGLTLQQLASRCGLSQPFLSQLENGKAMPSLMALHYVAQALDTTAHSLLQPQERLDTSLVRHGEGETYQLVEGASVRFLTRGGSHLMEPNEVEFDPGVGTVNTGHEGEEVIYVLEGCLRVELEGSAPVELARGDVYTYPATIPHTITAAGQTGCRFLVVSSPPSF